From one Geoalkalibacter halelectricus genomic stretch:
- a CDS encoding esterase/lipase family protein — protein sequence MLVIIHGWSDEYGSFKPLARRLAQAAPAGLGAQVAEIHLGDYISLDDQVRYDDLVEAMQKAWHDRELPSAPRSVDAVVHSTGGLVIRDWLTRFYQPETAPIHRLLMLAPANFGSPLAHTGHSMIGRAVKGWKGTRLFETGVQILKGLELASPYSWQLAERDLFGDRHFYGPGRILCTVLTGNTGYRGISAVANRPGTDGTVRVSSANLIAARMNLDFSLTPEQPPEVSRRHVDASGLAFAIADEEDHSTIAAKDRGPRKAATWDLILGALSVDDGDFPAWKERLDQHSAAVTETAERRRGNHSQSYQNTVVRVRDNHGAGIRDYLLEFYVNEDKTVRDKRLTQRIQEQVIVNVHAHSDDKAYRSLLINCTELHSLLSEERDRLNISITAYPDLAKGKVGYRTYTDQDIGSLSLSPAQVREIFQPHRTLLIELCLRRYQQDEVFRFKSA from the coding sequence ATGCTGGTTATCATTCACGGCTGGAGCGACGAATACGGATCTTTCAAACCCCTGGCCAGGCGCTTGGCGCAGGCCGCTCCCGCGGGCCTGGGGGCGCAGGTCGCCGAGATTCACCTCGGCGACTACATTTCGCTGGACGATCAGGTGCGCTACGACGATCTGGTCGAGGCCATGCAGAAAGCCTGGCACGACCGCGAGCTGCCCAGCGCCCCACGCAGCGTCGATGCGGTGGTGCACAGCACCGGCGGGCTGGTCATTCGAGATTGGCTGACGCGTTTCTATCAGCCCGAAACCGCGCCCATCCATCGGTTGCTCATGCTGGCGCCGGCCAATTTCGGCTCGCCCCTGGCGCACACCGGACACAGCATGATCGGGCGCGCCGTCAAGGGCTGGAAGGGCACCCGGTTGTTCGAAACCGGCGTGCAGATTCTCAAGGGGCTTGAATTGGCCAGTCCTTATTCCTGGCAATTGGCCGAACGCGACCTGTTCGGCGATCGGCATTTTTACGGACCGGGTCGCATTTTGTGCACGGTGTTGACCGGCAACACCGGCTACCGGGGGATTTCCGCCGTCGCCAACCGCCCCGGCACCGACGGCACCGTGCGGGTTTCCTCCGCCAACCTCATCGCTGCGCGCATGAACCTCGATTTTAGCCTCACCCCCGAGCAGCCGCCCGAAGTGAGCCGGCGTCACGTCGATGCGTCCGGATTGGCCTTCGCCATTGCCGACGAAGAGGATCACAGCACCATCGCCGCCAAAGACCGCGGCCCGCGCAAGGCGGCGACCTGGGATCTCATCCTCGGCGCTTTGTCCGTGGACGACGGTGACTTCCCCGCCTGGAAGGAGCGCCTCGACCAGCATAGCGCCGCCGTGACCGAGACGGCCGAGAGACGCCGCGGCAACCACTCCCAGAGCTACCAGAACACGGTAGTGCGGGTGCGGGACAACCACGGCGCCGGGATTCGCGACTATCTGCTGGAATTTTACGTGAACGAGGATAAAACGGTGCGCGACAAGCGCCTCACCCAGCGCATACAGGAGCAGGTCATCGTCAATGTTCACGCTCATTCTGACGACAAGGCCTACCGCAGCCTGCTCATCAACTGCACCGAACTGCACAGTCTGCTGTCCGAGGAACGCGACCGCCTCAACATCAGCATCACCGCCTATCCTGATCTGGCCAAGGGCAAGGTCGGCTACCGCACCTATACCGACCAGGACATCGGCTCGCTGTCCCTGAGTCCCGCGCAGGTACGCGAGATTTTCCAGCCGCACCGCACCCTGCTCATCGAGTTGTGCCTGCGACGCTATCAGCAGGATGAGGTGTTCCGTTTCAAATCCGCTTAA
- a CDS encoding alpha-1,4-glucan--maltose-1-phosphate maltosyltransferase, with translation MTLRTGGGGDISASAPGRCRVVIENITPRVDAGRFAVKRALGEQVVVGADVFCDGHDELSALLLHRHADEDQWHKVPMKHLGNDRWEARFTVTALGSSYYTVEARVDHFLTWRKDLAKRFAAGQDLDVDREIGARLCEAAALRAGSDAARDLRSWATRLREAPDDAAALRLAEDEALAALMAWHYDPQLVTLAENELRVDVERERALFSAWYELFPRSCCTEKDAHGTFADCERLLPEIARMGFDVVYFPPIHPIGRTNRKGKNNSTVAEADDPGSPWAIGAAEGGHTDIHPELGTLEDFRRFIARAAEYGIEVAMDIAFQCAPDHPYVRRHPAWFRWRPDGSVQYAENPPKKYQDIIPFDFETSEWRDLWQELTEVFRYWIAQGVKIFRVDNPHTKPFGFWEHLIGAIKSEHPETIFLSEAFTRPKVMYRLAKLGFSQSYTYFSWRNTKWELEQYMRDLAAPPVRDFFRPNFWPNTPDILPEVLQYGGRPAFVIRFILAATLSSNYGIYGPPFELFVGEALPGKEEYKDSEKYEIRCWDWDNAEHMRELIARINHIRRDNPALQTTWNVHFCETDNDNLLCYVKATEERDNLLLIAVNLDPFHTQKGKIRLPMESLGLSPGHPFLAHDLLGEGRNIWHSEWNAVELDPRQLPAAVFRLYPRLRREQDFDYFM, from the coding sequence ATGACGTTGCGCACAGGGGGCGGAGGCGACATTTCGGCATCCGCTCCGGGCCGTTGCCGGGTTGTCATCGAAAACATCACGCCGCGGGTTGACGCGGGACGCTTCGCAGTCAAGCGCGCCCTGGGCGAACAGGTGGTGGTCGGGGCGGATGTCTTCTGCGACGGCCACGATGAACTGTCGGCCCTGCTGCTTCATCGCCACGCAGACGAAGACCAGTGGCATAAGGTGCCCATGAAGCACCTGGGCAACGATCGCTGGGAAGCGCGCTTTACCGTCACCGCCCTGGGCAGCAGCTATTACACCGTCGAGGCGCGGGTCGATCACTTTCTCACCTGGCGCAAGGATTTGGCCAAGCGCTTTGCCGCCGGGCAGGATCTGGACGTGGACCGCGAGATCGGCGCGCGGCTGTGCGAGGCGGCGGCCCTGCGCGCCGGCTCCGACGCGGCGCGGGATTTGCGCTCCTGGGCGACGCGACTACGAGAGGCGCCCGATGACGCCGCGGCCCTGCGCCTGGCCGAGGACGAAGCCCTGGCTGCGCTCATGGCCTGGCATTACGATCCCCAGTTGGTGACTCTCGCCGAGAACGAGCTGCGCGTGGACGTCGAGCGCGAGCGCGCCCTGTTCAGCGCCTGGTACGAACTCTTTCCCCGCTCGTGCTGCACGGAAAAAGATGCTCACGGCACCTTTGCCGATTGCGAACGGCTGCTGCCGGAAATCGCCCGCATGGGTTTTGACGTGGTGTACTTTCCGCCCATTCACCCCATCGGTCGCACCAATCGCAAGGGCAAGAACAACAGCACCGTCGCCGAGGCCGACGACCCAGGCTCGCCCTGGGCCATCGGCGCCGCCGAGGGCGGGCACACCGACATCCACCCCGAACTCGGCACCCTGGAGGATTTTCGCCGCTTCATCGCCCGCGCCGCCGAATACGGCATCGAAGTCGCCATGGACATCGCCTTCCAGTGCGCCCCCGACCATCCCTACGTGCGCCGCCACCCGGCCTGGTTCCGCTGGCGTCCCGACGGCAGCGTGCAGTACGCGGAAAACCCGCCGAAAAAATATCAGGACATCATCCCCTTTGATTTCGAGACCAGCGAATGGCGGGATCTGTGGCAGGAACTCACCGAGGTGTTCCGCTACTGGATCGCCCAGGGCGTGAAGATCTTTCGCGTCGACAATCCCCACACCAAGCCCTTCGGCTTCTGGGAGCACCTCATCGGCGCGATCAAGAGCGAACACCCCGAGACGATCTTTCTCTCCGAGGCCTTCACCCGCCCCAAGGTCATGTACCGGCTGGCCAAGCTGGGCTTTTCCCAGTCCTACACCTATTTTTCCTGGCGCAACACCAAGTGGGAACTCGAGCAGTACATGCGCGATCTGGCCGCGCCGCCGGTGCGCGACTTTTTCCGCCCCAACTTCTGGCCCAACACTCCGGACATCCTGCCCGAAGTTTTGCAATACGGCGGCCGGCCGGCCTTCGTCATACGCTTCATCCTCGCGGCGACCCTCTCGTCCAATTACGGCATTTACGGCCCGCCCTTCGAGTTGTTCGTCGGCGAGGCGCTGCCCGGCAAGGAAGAGTACAAGGATTCGGAGAAATACGAGATCCGCTGCTGGGATTGGGACAATGCCGAGCACATGCGCGAGTTGATCGCCCGCATCAACCACATCCGCCGCGACAACCCGGCGCTGCAGACCACCTGGAACGTGCATTTCTGCGAAACGGACAACGACAACCTGCTCTGCTACGTCAAGGCCACGGAAGAGCGCGACAACCTGCTGCTGATCGCCGTCAACCTCGATCCCTTCCACACGCAGAAAGGCAAGATTCGCCTGCCCATGGAGAGCCTGGGCCTTTCACCCGGACATCCGTTTCTGGCGCATGATCTGCTCGGCGAGGGGCGCAACATCTGGCACAGCGAGTGGAACGCCGTCGAGCTCGACCCGCGCCAACTGCCGGCGGCGGTGTTTCGCCTCTACCCGCGCCTGCGGCGCGAACAGGATTTTGATTATTTCATGTGA